The following coding sequences are from one Corticium candelabrum chromosome 20, ooCorCand1.1, whole genome shotgun sequence window:
- the LOC134195589 gene encoding uncharacterized protein LOC134195589 gives MTEELFSECEKFVCHLYGLPTCTSVNEVRYELFRIMVEAQQMPPTQDALRQHVLRVSYQSFVWKNALYSMQNMPSPHGHGWIVETDENGSHLHVCWMTQLHAPKALLELVSCKCNVGFTAQQCSCLRAALCCTDSCGCRNCKNSSKQIDLPSPVLLEEETPESDIPTDDSDNDDYSDSE, from the coding sequence ATGACTGAAGAGTTGTTTAGTGAATGTGAGAAGTTTGTATGCCATCTTTACGGTTTGCCAACATGTACCAGTGTCAACGAGGTTCGGTACGAGTTATTTCGCATAATGGTCGAAGCACAGCAGATGCCACCAACTCAAGATGCTCTTCGGCAGCATGTATTACGGGTTAGTTATCAAAGTTTTGTATGGAAAAATGCTTTGTACTCTATGCAGAATATGCCTAGTCCGCACGGTCACGGATGGATTGTTGAAACTGATGAAAACGGTTCTCACTTACATGTCTGCTGGATGACACAGCTTCATGCCCCAAAAGCGCTGTTGGAGCTGGTAAGCTGCAAGTGCAATGTCGGATTTACTGCACAGCAATGTTCGTGTCTTCGTGCTGCTTTGTGCTGTACCGATTCATGTGGTTGCAGAAATTGCAAGAATTCGAGCAAGCAAATAGACCTTCCTAGTCCAgtactattggaagaagaaacTCCTGAATCTGACATTCCGACTGATGATAGCGATAATGATGACTATAGTGATAGCGAATAA